One stretch of Anolis sagrei isolate rAnoSag1 chromosome 11, rAnoSag1.mat, whole genome shotgun sequence DNA includes these proteins:
- the PFN4 gene encoding profilin-4, whose translation MNQAQNLLIDGLTSTKHVAHAAIIKIEDGSILATTPGFGIQSQASVFVQAFFQDLLQIRREGLYFKDQYYKCARADDNAIYLKGKDNGLVLVKTKSLVLVGTYSQGMYPSVCVEAVEKLADYFREKGN comes from the coding sequence ATGAACCAGGCCCAGAACCTGCTGATCGATGGCCTGACCAGCACCAAACACGTGGCCCACGCCGCCATCATCAAGATAGAAGACGGGAGCATCTTGGCGACCACGCCGGGCTTCGGCATCCAGAGCCAGGCCTCGGTGTTCGTCCAGGCCTTCTTCCAAGACCTGCTCCAGATCCGACGGGAAGGGCTTTACTTCAAGGACCAGTACTACAAGTGCGCGCGGGCGGACGACAACGCAATCTATCTTAAAGGGAAAGACAACGGCCTCGTCTTGGTTAAGACCAAGTCGTTGGTCTTGGTGGGGACCTACTCCCAAGGCATGTACCCCAGCGTCTGCGTGGAAGCGGTGGAGAAGCTGGCCGACTACTTCCGGGAAAAGGGCAACTGA